The proteins below are encoded in one region of Campylobacter showae:
- a CDS encoding response regulator transcription factor, whose product MKILVVEDEIDLNNVITKHLKKNGYSVDSAFNGEEAMDFTAVAHYDLIVLDIMMPVMDGLAFLQKSRTKKLATPVLMLTAKDEIDDIVKGLDVGADDYLVKPFDFKELLARVRTLIRRNSGSASSEICAGELKIDLSKKSVEFGGQNIELTGKEYEILEFLMLNKGRILTRDQIKEHVWDFDYMGSSNIIDVLVKNIRKKFGECEVIQTKRGLGYVIKD is encoded by the coding sequence ATGAAAATTTTAGTCGTTGAAGACGAGATAGACCTAAACAACGTCATCACAAAGCACCTTAAGAAAAATGGATATAGCGTCGATAGCGCGTTTAACGGCGAGGAGGCGATGGACTTTACCGCTGTGGCGCACTACGACCTCATAGTGCTTGATATCATGATGCCGGTGATGGACGGCCTTGCATTTTTGCAAAAGTCACGCACCAAAAAGCTAGCCACGCCCGTGCTCATGCTAACCGCAAAGGACGAGATAGACGACATCGTAAAGGGGCTTGACGTGGGCGCTGATGATTATTTAGTAAAACCGTTTGATTTTAAAGAGCTGCTAGCTAGAGTGCGCACGCTAATCCGCCGAAACAGCGGCAGCGCAAGTAGTGAAATTTGCGCAGGCGAGCTAAAGATCGACCTTTCTAAAAAGTCAGTCGAATTTGGCGGGCAAAATATCGAGCTAACAGGCAAAGAGTATGAAATTTTAGAGTTTTTGATGCTCAATAAGGGTAGAATTTTGACCCGCGACCAGATCAAAGAACACGTCTGGGACTTCGACTATATGGGCAGCTCAAACATCATCGACGTACTAGTAAAAAATATAAGAAAAAAATTTGGTGAGTGCGAAGTGATCCAGACTAAAAGAGGACTTGGCTATGTTATTAAGGATTAA